The Rosa rugosa chromosome 3, drRosRugo1.1, whole genome shotgun sequence sequence TCCCTATGTGTCAATTAATGGATTCAgatattttgttttgttcataGATGATTGTACCAGATTTACATGGATGTTTcccatgaaaaataaaaatgaagtgTTCTCTTACTTCAAATCTCTGTGTGCTCTTGTCTTTACACAATTTACTGCAAAGATTAAATGCCTTAGAAGTGATGGAGGAGGGGAGTATATGAGCACTCAATTCAGGACTTATTTAGCAGAAAATGGAATCATTCATCAGGTTTCTTGCCCTTATACCCCAGAACAAAATGGTGTTTCAGAAAGGAAAAATAGACATGTGAGGGAAACTGCAGTAACTCTACTTCAAGCTGCCTCTCTACCATCACAATTCTGGTATATTTTAAAATGCCTTGCCTTTCCGATGAAGTTGATGCTATTTTGGATGACATTGCTGGCACTACTAGGTTTAAGAATTTTGTAGCGTCtttagttttcttctttttttttgtttgggctTTAGGCCCCCCATtgtatcccaaaaaaaaaaaattcttatttTAGTGTTGAGTTTTTTGAAGATTGTAAATGTATATAATTATTCTTCATTATTGCTACAAACACAGTGAAGTTAGTTATTTTCTTATCAATTATCAAAGAAAGGGAGATATATAGATCAATATCTTAACATGCAAGTACAACTCCAAGGTTGCtatcaaggttcgaaaaatcgctaggcgctagtcgggcggtaacTAAGAGACTAGCGCCCAGgcggttttgtttttttaattttagttttattttattaacatataaataagaatataaaaataattaatataattaaaaataatCAAGATACTCAAAATATGAATATTGTGAACCAATATTTCACAATTGTCGAAATGTAATGATCAAGGAATAGTATATAGGCTTGTAATGATCAAGTCCAACTGTCCAACATGCAAAAGACAAACAACATTCACTGTATCACCATCACTTAATCACTACCACACATCACAATTCCAAACCATGTCATCATTCATCATCGCCCTAGGTGAATTCACTCTCGAATTCCACTTCCCAGTTTCGATCCCTGGGCTCATCATCCTTCATCAACACCACACTCAGTTCTTCCACTCACTGATGCCGATGTCCCTTAGCCACTCGAAAGTGCTTTCAACATGCTCTCCGTCTCCTTCCCCCATAGCCTTCGCGTCAAATTCGAGCTCTCGGTTCTCCGGTAGGAGCAGTGGACTTCGTCTACTCTAATGCAGTATCGGAATCCGCACAATTCCGGTGGCCTTCAGACCACGAACTAAAGAGGAGGCTGAAGACTTGATTCTAACACTCTGCGTCTCTGCTACAGGTCAGTTAGATCCttaaagattcaaactttaagCTCCTTTGCAACTAAAATTTTGGCCTGAAACTTAATTGAAATCAAAATATGTATTAAAGTTTGGATTTTTGACTCATTCTTGGTTTTGGGTGTTCTAGATTTGCAGTCTTTCAAGGAACGGCGCCCACTCCGACCAGCCCGCCCAGACGACTAGGCCGAGTAATTGCCCGCCCAGATCGACTAATCGCCCGCCTAAAACCCAAGCTGACTACCTCCGCGATTTGGGGTTAGTCGCGGCGGACACCCACCGCCCAACGCCCAGGCGGCCGCCcaggccgagttttagaacactggttGCTATAATTTACTATCACTATTATAAACTTTTTTGAACATAAGAACACCTAAGATAACGGAGACAAGAGCAGACGAAGCACCTTGTCGAGAAAGCCAAAATTCAGTCCTTGTCAAGGGCTTTGTGACCTCAAATAGCAAACTCTTAAACTTCTCTTTTAAATCATCTTGTGATCTAGTGTTATCATCAGAGCCGTCCCTTGACCAAGGCAACTAAGGCAGTGTGGCCTTGGGCCTCAGTTTGGGGAAGGCCTCCatctcaatatatatatatatattaaaaaaaaagataataaaagaaaaaatacacAGAACTGCagttagaggtggcaaacgggccggcccggcccattttaagcgggcctagtcgtgcttcgtgccgtgcttgggccgacccatttattattGTGCCGGGCTcatgccggcccatttacttaaacattaagcccggcccggcccatggcccgagcccatatcgtgctgggccgtgctcgtgcctacccactataaagcacgattttaaaatcttaatttgaacaaataaaaattaattttatttaactatttagaaaattaaaataaattaagttctacaacgtttttcttaatcttagcattttaagattagatttctaataattttttatattccactataagaaagaaagaaaaaaaaaactcaaaatatattgtttttagtatattattgtgagattaatgtttattaatataatgaagatttagtatctattattctttccttcattctatagttgtattattatgagattggtctttattaataaacatatatttaatatttagaaaaaatatttatgtcaaaacaaggatataatgttttgtttcattattttgacaatataaaagaaagcattggtgaaattgtcatgagattttaaataaaaatgtctcatattcaaatctcatcattgtagttttttaatatttttaaaaacaaaatgaaattttgtgtttgtaatgggccggcccacaatatgtcgtgctcgggccgtgccgggcctattacgggctcgggccgggccaatgggccaatattcttaggcccagccTGACCcattattctaacgtgctcgggtcgtgccgggccactaacgggcttgggccatgtcgggccgcttttaagcctgccgggcccgtgccgtgctcgtgcttagtggctcgtttgccacctctaactGCAGTCTGTAGACGACGACGTTGAGGCCAATGAAATCAAACCCGTGACTCCATGAGGCCTcaaaattttctcattttcttttgtatttgtaaGTTAAACACCTCAAGCTTTCTTCTTTCTCGATCACTTTCGGATTAGAAAAGAAGATAACCAAAAGTTTTGCTCTCACTTTCACTAATTtggaaaaaaatgaaacattGGCTGCTGAAACATGAATTTTTGATTCCCCTCTAATTCTTTCAAAGACAAAAGGtaacatttcttcattttatgtCTATTTAAGCCATTGACAGACTCTCATAGACGCATAGAAGcaatatttctcttcctcttactcaattttgaatttcaacCTCTATTCTAATTTTGTAATCATAATTCAGATAGTTGATACAATTTTAACAAACCGTCAAGGCCTGAAGTCCAAAATTTTGTGGTAAGAAAATCAGGTTCTAATAGAACATTAATCGGCACTGttactttttatttggtttatATAATCTACCATGTTTTAGTTTGAACTTTGCTTtgctgacattttttttttcaatagacAAAATTATTAAAAAGGTCTCTCTAAATTTTGCCTTAGGCCTCACTTTATCACGGGACGGCCCTGGTTATCATTCACTATGTCTGCCTTACTCCTCTTTAAATCAAGTGACATCTGAGCATTTATCCGGTTTCGTGCCTTACTCCTCTTTAAATCAAGTGAATATCTGGTTTCGAGCATCATCCTCACTTGTTCTGTCTCTCAACTTGAGTCTCTGGAGCTGTGTTTCAGGATCGACCCATACAACAATAATGGGCTTTGTCCATGTGTCCATCTTGGCCTTGAACAACAGAGGGATATCAAGAACAATAACCTTAAACCCCTTTAACCATAGCTTCAAAATATCCCAAAAGATTCCAATGAGGAGCCAGCAGTCGGTTCAAAAGTTAATGCTTTTCGGGATTAGAGAATACAATTTGTTCTAGTTTAGGCCTATCAACTTTTCCATCAGGTAGCAAAATGCCCTGTCCAAATGCTGACTTTTTCCATCCACCAGTTCCCTTCTTCAATACATCACAAGCCACCAGATCGGCGTCAAGAACATGAATTTCATGGGCCTTGAAGAGATTTGAGACAGTACTTTTCCCAGACGAAATCGCACCAGTCAGTCCCACTATCCTCATTCTTCTTAGGTTGTTTGTTTAAAAGAAACCAGTAAACAGCAAAAGGGCACCAATAGTTGTTCCGTCTGAGTAGTTCAACTATTTCAGTGGTGAGTTTAGTTCAGAGGAATTAGCTGGTGGTAGAAAACTTTACAGAGTTTTTGATTCTGGTAAATAATTCTGTTAGAGTATCTGCGGAAATTCTTGATGATTTTATTGTCCTCCTTGAGGAGTTGTTTATAGTGATACAAAGATGTACATGAACAATAATGATTCCTAACTACACCAGGGTAAGTTAACCATCCATTTTAGGAACAATAGGAATCCTAGTCATATAGCTCATGTTAACAACACGTACATATTATTTCGGTTGTAATTTATTGATTACGTTCTTCCAAGCATAATGAATCTGACTGCTCTCTTCTCATTAAAGTTGAAATATGTGTGCATTACTGATCATTAACTTCTTACATGATCTCTACTGGGACTGACTAAAGATCAGTACAAATTTTACTCCGATCAGGTGCTTTTGATCTGTTCATGAGGAATGGTTTTAGGCTTTTAGCCTCTGTCTATTTCAGGTCTGCTGATCTGTGCCTCTCTATCTCTGTGTTTCTTTTCATGATAGAGCTACTACGTTCAAgagaactttttttttgttgttgccaATTTATATGTATACGGCCACTGAATTCTGACTTTTTCATTTCGATAGGATCCAGAGAAAAGAAGAACAATTTCTGCTATTATTAGGTCTCCTTTGAATTATATTTAGACAAGGAAGTGTGTAGTGTGTACAGAAGCAAGAGAAGAATAATTCTATCATCGTATTCAGAGTTCAGACATGATGTATATATTTTGGGTTTAGTGATCATCCTGTGACTAGAGTTCTTTATCTTTATGACAATAGCACATCTATTATTCTTTCTTAGATTTTGGCTAGGTTTTAGTCAACCTCTGGCTAATTAGCATTATCAACTTCTTAATAATCAGTATGGGAAGACTAGCTCATTTGATTCGGTAAATGAAAGCAATGTATTTCCTTGTTAACTGATTGCCATAATTTTCTCTTACTCATTTACTTATTTGAATACCAAGGATCGAAATTATTCTAATGCCTAACTAGCTAGATTGTTTACACATATAAAGGGTCTATTTGAATCCAACAAAACACATACATTTACTCAAAAACATTGCATAAGAAAGTGCAGGCCTCGCTACATTGTCGTACTGAGATTATCATTCTCTTCTCTTCCACGAATCCAAACATGAGCGATGAGTTAGCCCatgacttctctcctctctttaAAATCTACAAAGATGGTCGAATTGAGCGACTCATGGGCACAGATACAGTTCCTCCATCAGTTCATCCCCAAACTGGTGTCGAATCCAAAGACGTCATGATTTCAAACGAAACAGGATTATATGCTAGGCTTTACATCCCCAAATCCACCACAACCTCTTCCACCAAACTCCCTCTTCTTGTTTACTTCCACGGCGGCGGCTTCTGTGTTGAAACTACCTCTTCTCCTACTTACCACAACTACCTCAACTCCTTAGTAGTGGAAGCTAATGTTGTTGCTGTGTCTGTTGACTCTAGGAGAGTCCCAGAGTACCCTCTGCCTGTTGCCTACAATGATTCCTGGGATGCTCTCAAATGGGTTGCTTCTCATTCTGATGGAAGTGGCTCTGAGGAGTGGCTAAATAACCATGCAGATTTTCAGAAACTGTTCTTCTCTGGTGATAGTTCTGGTGGTAATATAGTGCATAACATGGCTGTGAAAGTCGGCTCTGAAGGCTTGGTTGGTGTTAAGCTCATAGG is a genomic window containing:
- the LOC133736445 gene encoding probable carboxylesterase 12; the encoded protein is MSDELAHDFSPLFKIYKDGRIERLMGTDTVPPSVHPQTGVESKDVMISNETGLYARLYIPKSTTTSSTKLPLLVYFHGGGFCVETTSSPTYHNYLNSLVVEANVVAVSVDSRRVPEYPLPVAYNDSWDALKWVASHSDGSGSEEWLNNHADFQKLFFSGDSSGGNIVHNMAVKVGSEGLVGVKLIGIVLVHPFLWGKEPIRGESTMPAVQREYLDSMWRFVYPLTSGSDDPLLNPGKDPKLGGLGCEKVLVCVAENDTLKHRNWYYSEVLRKSGWKGAVEVLEAKGEGGHVFHLFNPTCDSAQAMLKKITSFIN